Within Topomyia yanbarensis strain Yona2022 chromosome 2, ASM3024719v1, whole genome shotgun sequence, the genomic segment acgagaatttacgaaaatcgttgcacaatCGTTCAATTCTTTACTTCTTCAGTCAATAAAGCTAATATAAATCAATGTAGcatcaagttatgaactagaatcataaaaatattaaacatattcaggtacaaccacctactaaacatttgagtataatggaatctttttttttgcgtgaactagttttgtaaaaacacaaaaattattttcaatgcgaggtttatttatcattgattgaatcgtgacctattttgaaatttttttcttgaagaATAGTTGGGCAGAGCGATCTTGACTTTTAGCGACGTTGATGcactgatgtggcgatgcagagggtaagatttctggtcGCATAAATTATTAATCGTGtcatctagccccactcaagaaagattttcagtggcagttgcatcagcccggtatcacagacaaagaggatgtaacacgagatgaattttcatcactcgtaggtaaaacggtcgatttaaattacaaaaatgcgcaatatcagcgagcgtggcgttagtgaaaagattttgacacagagctaaatgcgttacttagtttctgcACCcatacaacacgatgccgatctgtgagtaagcacataataggatgttagtaaattaattgattcggtgtatcgaatctgaatagatgtatgcaatggattagaatttgaagatccccggaactgctggagaaatttgCGGTGTGCAGGTgcaacgaaaactagagatacgctcagaccattttcaatcagacttatTTAATGATCAGCTTCAACCCAACAGGAGCTGaaacatcaagtcgtggaattattatgaatgataataactgtatatttaggtttcgtcagggtgcagatctgtatgattccagcacatcgagcatactttgcattcAAGATATAAGCAAATCTTAcgttgaaagaaaatgtagtgccatgGAATCGAATATGCCTTATCATCGCGGACATTtggtacttacaagaagtaaaagtaaacgccaGCCTGTAAAATGAAGTAATCCCAGCAAAGTTCAGCCGAAATTGAACTGGAAATCTGGCttgttccagttcgtacacgggatccagtggcacaaccgattctaactagaatcggatgTGTCACTGTAgcaggaatacgaactggaaccagccaggattccggttcatttccggctgagcttaactgggatgtGTCTACcgtgaaaggtgtccttacaggataattaaaagtgatatttctgcgcagtaacGCCATTAATAACGCCTCCTGTTAGGATACCTGGTATCTACGGGagcgacggtaaagaagactaaattgaaacaaaaaacaatgaaacgacaacaagaattaatttcctcaaacaaaacaaaaactgttttaccgttgcttaatttcccaaatatagaacaataaatatttattatgggtcattgaaatacagtcgttactctgcattcttaaaatttgtcaattgcaatcattatttcatgcgaagtcgtagtatgcgacatcgacaatctttctatttcgttcttcaaattttactactgtaaaaatagttccacctttcatttattatcttgcatttcgcaagcagggtgggcactattagagcaacagttaaaaaaatttgatgtggttgcgagaattacattttgtgcaatgtgttcaacagatgtcgctagtacattgtgggcgatgattttttttagaattttcttcaagctgtaacgtctgtttgtatgtgcctCATACAATAGAACCCGAAAATtcgggaaaggaattgtactgccaagatttttttagttacataggtgTCAATATTTGttacgccgacacacgccggcgcgccgccgccgatagagtccaacggcgtgacgccgccaacgccgccgccgccggccaaatatgtcgcttacgccgccgccgattaaaaatgcatcggcgcacacctctaaaaAAAACTGTCTCAGGCTATGAGCCATTTGGCAATTTTCTTTTAACTTTTAGTTGGAATTGGACAGTTTGAtagttattttctcttgaatggtTGAATTTAGCCGATAGAGCAATCCATTTCAAAAGTGGACATTTGGACAGTTATGACGAATTTcgtgctaaatcgtattcagagttggcagcaccctctcagattttaatgaaactttctgtgcgTGAAGACTGTCACTAAAAGCCACTTCGCAGACTTtgtttttacaaaaatgatctagactgttttttgaaagggtcaaactttttttaccaattattTTCAAATGGTTATAATCTAAAAATGAACAATCCTGCAAAAAAATTGTAGAAGTGAGTTtctcaaattaatcaaatttttgaatacactgaaaaaatcgattttaaaaatttaaagtcgatttacaaaaaaaaacaccatctttgatttggatgaaattttgttccaagatattATTATGTTCCCATGTTGCCGTAGGATGTTGCAAAAATGCCAATTTTGCACTTAATTCacactttgactggaatctacataagcttgcgaagtttttcttatttttgtattgtgctgctacTACATCAgacattaaataaattttagaaaagtttgtcaattgtttcgtaaaatttatcatttttgagatgaacaactgaactgcagtcttccagtctttattcaagtttgttatgaatatataccaaattcgttacaatATTTTTCTTAAATAAATTGGCTAATTTTGCGAAAATCTCTCCTACAATTTTTTGtatgatttgtcatttttagactatagccatttgaaaaaaaaaatggtaaaaaaagtttgacccttttcaaaagacagtctagatcatttttgcaaaaacaaagtatgcaaagtgactttttgtgacaaagttctcatatACAGAaactgagagggtgctgccaacattcgagttggcgcgaaatacTTCTTATTTAGAATTGAAAGCTGCGAAAACCATAAATAGGTGATTTTCCCGAAAACCGAAAcctgaaaaatgtcaaaggttttTCATCATAAATAATTGTCCATAAAGTatcaatgacccattcggcccaaTGATCCCTGCAGTCAAATGGCTTTCGGTCTAATGATCCTTTCGGCCACATTGGGCCTAACGGCATTCGGCCGAACTACACTCGGCCTAACGGCTTTCGGCTTAATGATCAGACATCGATGTCAAACATTCATGTATCTATCTATGCTAGTAAACGGTCAAGCGGTACCGTTGAAACTTACCTGCACTTCTCGTTTTCCGTCGTACTTCCATGTTGGTCGTAGCAGTATCGGCTAACGCTACCGATGCCGCATGGGTGCCAGCACTAACTTTCACCTCTGCTGTTGCTGCAGACGTAGAAGTTTTTCCGATACCGGTTGTCGACGAATGTAGATGATTCACATGATTAATTTTGAGATGTGAAGCACTGTGATGATGTGTAGATTCGCGATGGTTTTCTGTGCTACTGGCTCCGCCAGTGGAAATAGAGTTTGGAGTCACGGTTGGGGAGCCGGATGCATTTGCTTTTGCCTTGCTGTTCATGGCAGCCGTCGAAAGAGTCGACGTTGTCATACGAACACTTCGACGAGTGCTGATTTTTTCGTCGGTCAATGCAGTAGAACTGGTGGTATGGGGCGTTGCGGGCACACTGTTAGCAGACCTGGAATGAGCGTTGGATTTGTGAGAGTGGGCGTTGGAAACTCCACTACCCAAGCTGATGCTATTCGATGATGCTGCCGATGATGACGAATTCTGTGCGCCGCTACTACTGGCTGTTTTGGAAGCTGAGGACGGTATTTTATGATTGCGAAGGGATTTCTCTTTCTCACTAGTAGCTGGTCCAGATGACGCCGACGATCCAGTACCTGTTGTAGAGGAGGATGAGGAGTAGGTTGATGATGACGTTGTAGTCGAAGTAGTAGTTGTAGAAGTGGTAGAAGGATTGGTAGTAGAAGAAGTACTTGGTTTAGTAAGTTTAGAGTTTCGAAATTTACCCGCTATCTCTATCAAAGGTTCATCGCTATCGGATGAATCTTCCATCGCTGCAGCTGCTGCTGTCTGGATCACTGGTGTATTCAACGAAGTAGGCGTTTCAATTACTGCTTTCCTATGTTGTGTATTACGACTAGCACCGACTTTCTTTTGTTTCTCGGCGCTCGTCACAGCAGCCGCTGCTACTGCTGCTTTTCGCGGTTTTTTTGCTCGAGTTGGGACAGTTATGTCATCACTGACACATGACTGGGTCGAGCTTTCCGAGCCTTGGCGTTTTCGTTTGCTTGCTTTCGGAAGCGTTTTTGGGCTTAATCGATCTCCTCCACCACCGACAGCTGTCGTCGTTAAATTCGCTATAGTGGACGCATGTTTAAGAGTATTCTTCAACCGTTCGGCAGCCGGTGACTCGATGGATGGACTCTGTCGAGGGGGCTCAAGAGGACTTTCCAGTTTACTAGAAGCCCGTGTCCGCACTCGATTCTCGGCCGACTCTGGATGCAAAGGGATATCAATTGATAGTGGCGAATCGATTTGCTGACTTGGTTGGGTTTGCAACGGAGGTTCCAAGTCATTGGATTTGCCCGAATCATCCAAATCGATTATTTCCACAACGGTAGCCGTGGAGGAGCTGGAAGAAGTAGAACTAGCAGCTGAGCGTCGCTCGCGAGCCTTTTCACTGGAATAACTGTATAGCGGTGGTTGCTCGTGACGTGGCTTGAGCTCGGGAACACTATCTGCTTCGCCGTTCGCACCATACTTACTATCAGTGGTACATAAGGTAGGCCCACCCCCTTTATCTATACAAGCAGATTTCTCTGGCTTCGTGTCCGACAGGTTGCTGCTAGTACTGCTGTTATCCGTGTCGCCTTTGCTACAGCTCTGCTGTTGCTTTAAACTACTAACGATAGCCTCCTCGGGATCAGTTTTAATTACAGCTTTACAATCATCTATCTTACTATCACATTCGCTTTCTAAACTTAACACCTCCTTATTGCTACAACAATCTTCCAATACGAGTTGCTTGGTATCCAGCTTAATCTCGATCTTGTCCGTCAGATTATTGTTACTACTACTAGTGAGTATATCATTTACTTCTCCCTTAAGCTGTTGCTGCTGATGTTGTTGCTTTATCCCTGTCTTCCCAAGCCAGTCTTCTGCCTCTTCTCCTTTAACCACTAACGACTCCTGCTGCTTCGGGGCTGAGTTTTCACTGGAAGACACTTCAATACTTTTACCCTTTAAGTTAGCAGCAGTATCCGACATTACTAGTTCGTCATCGTCAATGTCGTCAAGAATTTTGCTAAGATTTGCACTGTCAAGCTTAAGCAATGCGTTGTGACCCAATAAATCCAATTCTTGTTGTTTTGGTTTCATTAAGGTCGAATGATCACCGTTCAGTTTGGTCGTGACTTGTAGTTCATTGAGACCTTCCATTTTGGCCAGTGCAGCTTCTATATCTATGTACTCGTCCAAACTTGCATGACTGTTGTTGTTGTTCGTATTACCAGAATCGTTTTTTAACGGTTCTTTCAATTCTACAGCAGCAACAGCTATTTTATCCTTCGGACTATCCATTCGAAGCATTTTGTTTGACTCATTGCCTTGCGGACTGTGAGACGCCTGATGAGGACTCTTTTCCGACAGGGCGTCCATTGACTCAATTCCACTATCTTCACCTTGCGCCTGAGATCCAGGGGAACCTCGCACTCCCTGCGTCAACAGATGATTACTGACACCGACTATCGTTGGGGCCGGCTGCTGTTGGTTTATAGACTGATCTAGACTGGTTGAGGGAGAATTGCCTGGTTGTTCCGGTGGACGATTGTGATGATGATGGTGTGTATTGTTTATTCGCTGATTGACGGAGACTTCCGATCCTGAGGTAGTGGTTGATGTATTGCTACTATTTTTGCAAGTGCTGTCATCACCGGCGGCAGAGTCTTGTTCCTCAGTGGTACCGTCGGAATGATTTCTTTCCGTGGGAGGAGACTTTCCACTTTGCACAACATCGATTGAAGGGGATGCAGGAGAATGCTGTTTCGAGGACTGTGTCGAGCTCATAGTATTCGGTACAGATGCCAGAGCTCCAGGCGATGACACAGACGACGTCGTTGGGCTCGACTGCGTTGGCTTGACTATGTTTTTGCTGCTGCTACTAATGCATTTGCCAAAcgcgttgttgttgttgatacTGTTGTTCGTGCTGGAGCTCTTCAAGTTTTTTGCTGACGACGTTGCCGCTGCTAGCAGGGAGGATTGTGGCAATGTGCCAACATTCGTCGACCCAATAGGACCACTCGTGGTGGACGAGATTAGAGTTTcatatatttcatttatttcattgatACTGGTGGCTGCACTGTTACTACTCGCATTCATGCCCAACTCATCGACAGTCCCCGCAGATTGTAGATTACTTCCTAAACCGGTACTTAATCGACGTTTCTTTTCCGGACACATTAACCCATTAGGGCTGTGAACGGAGTCCGACGCTGATCGTTTATGTTGCTGATCAAAACCCATCAAATCACCTGACGTCAATGCTGGGGCAACCGCCGTGGACACTGACGGACTCAGATCTTCTAATTTATTCGAATTCGCTTTTGAAACACCACAGGCGATTGGCATACTCATTGATGAACTACCTCCGCTGCTGGCACTGTTATGGTTGTGATGATTTGGTGAGGATGGCAATGAGGAAGGGCCAGCAGGCGAACCAGAGTCTTCGATCTTTAACCGAATACTTGATTCACTTGTTTTAACCATAGTTATCCGACTATCGGTGGAATGACTGCTTCGTTTGATCGAGCTCTTTTTACCGAGCTGAAAGTTGCACCCGTCGCTATCTTCTTCGCCACCACTCTGGCTCTTTTTGCGATCCTTTCGGGAGTTTTTGATAACCACGGAATTTTTCCCCCGCAAACTAATATGTAAAGGGGGCACCCGAAGCTCCTCGCCAGCAGGAGACGGCGTTTGCAGGCATGGACTACTGTTGGAGGTGTTGATTCCAGCACTATGGTTAGTGCCCGTAAAGCTACTGCCAAGAGCTTGTTGGGATACCATTGACTGATATTGTGTTTGCTGTTGCGTTACACTACCAACCGAGACAACAGAAGTGGAGGAAGAGAGCGAACATGAAGATAATGACGTCTGCACAGAACTCATACCAGCTACGTTTACCCCTGCCGAATTGGAAATATTTCCCATCCCGCTGGTCCCTGTTAGCACTTGTGATGATTGCACTTTTCTATTGATACTGCTAATGCCTAAACCACCACCACTATTGCTGGCACCGCCGCCGATTAGCTGCGGTTGTACCAAGCTAACAGTGATAGCTTCGGACTTTTCCAGTTTCAAACGAAGCTTAATTTTCTCCTGACTTCCAGGCGACTCGCCACCACTTTCCGTAGACACAATTTTAGCCTTTGTCTTGATTTGCTTTAAAGATGATGACGACTTTTTCTCGCGTGGTTTCTTCtcttttgtttttgttgaacTTTTGCTTCCATCTTTCAGTTTATCCTTTTTCACTTTAGCCGGTTTCGAAAGCTTTCCTAACAAACTGTTTGCAGTACCGGGTGGTGCACTACCGAATCCACTTAAGCCCGCACCGTCAGCCGTTGAAGATCGCTCTGTGTCGCTGACGTCAGAAGTGAATTTGGAGAATCCAGTACTACAAGAGGTGTCATCATCGGAATAGAGCGAATTCGACATTTCCGAATGAAATTCTGGGAAACTCTTAGACGCAtcttcatcattttcttcggTCTCTTCAACGTGTGTTTCCTCTAGCTCCCCGGTGAGCGGATTTATTAGAAACTGCTGCTTCCATTTTCGTTCAGATGATTTTGCTAGTCCTCCGCCACTACCGGTGGGCGTAAGGGACTGCTCGAGGCCCAGATCCAGTTCGTCCAGAAATGCGCCTTCCAAATCAGCACTGTTCAACGTAGGCAGAAGCGAATCGAGATCGTTCTTCGTGAAATCCGGTAAATCACCTAGACTACTAAGCCCAAGCAAATCACTACCACCGCTCATGGGCAGTGCCGCTTGTAATTGTTGAGGTTGCTTAATACTCAACTGCTGTTGACTTAGATTGTATTGCATTTGATAGCGGGTGAATTCCTGATAACTCGACTTGGTGACTGAGTCCATCGACTGTGGCACTGGCCACCGTGAGTTGACAATATTCGGCTGCTGCGCTTGTGGTACTGATGGCTGTCTGAAGGGTAGATGTTGTGATTGGGCCGGAAACCGACTTAAGCTCGCTTGCAGAGAATGCGCTTGTTGAGAGGATGGATGCTGAGA encodes:
- the LOC131682072 gene encoding uncharacterized protein LOC131682072 isoform X2; protein product: MAADSDGDQQNNNQCSSTLKAVVICEGNLHDPGFQTRLDGLVAKLTTLVEEPADNGKLTVDKVEPWNSVRVTLSIPKDAAVKLRKLAAEGNSALRALGILSVQLEGDTVLSLRLVGQEIVLRTDNSTTAGSTASGGANSGLGELTRILSQQQQQQQQQQQLQHGQPQTLPQDTLAGPSKVSPPHIHQKQTPSSVAAVPATSASLANGPLASESTIFKSPNTICPMDGKLPVHVPNVVESCEYPFESMTQARVIQRRENTLGVVSTAPGSSGVSNKVPSSNHFIAPNPPVPPAPPSYQAAVGTIPTVKSTSSATVAVGSSGGSTASSSGSVGNVAMTSPLLVNLLQNESVISQSLATGGSKSTIPTIKQELLTSGNSGMGSGVVVEKTTGIVGIASNSSKVNVINDNELSVNSGGLQKTSCIVTNSNNNNPVHPVIGNCVGGATVTVSSTTAAPCGIVSTHKTILVNNSTASVGAAGTDTASGPAAISASANRNPNNNNNIMTNTSNINNTASNNQNVLNVPPSLVTPPMSVPSSSKNVSVQQQQQQPRFNLGPSGAAAVKPSIQQHAMRPQQVLAVGMAQQQQRPSQHPSSQQAHSLQASLSRFPAQSQHLPFRQPSVPQAQQPNIVNSRWPVPQSMDSVTKSSYQEFTRYQMQYNLSQQQLSIKQPQQLQAALPMSGGSDLLGLSSLGDLPDFTKNDLDSLLPTLNSADLEGAFLDELDLGLEQSLTPTGSGGGLAKSSERKWKQQFLINPLTGELEETHVEETEENDEDASKSFPEFHSEMSNSLYSDDDTSCSTGFSKFTSDVSDTERSSTADGAGLSGFGSAPPGTANSLLGKLSKPAKVKKDKLKDGSKSSTKTKEKKPREKKSSSSLKQIKTKAKIVSTESGGESPGSQEKIKLRLKLEKSEAITVSLVQPQLIGGGASNSGGGLGISSINRKVQSSQVLTGTSGMGNISNSAGVNVAGMSSVQTSLSSCSLSSSTSVVSVGSVTQQQTQYQSMVSQQALGSSFTGTNHSAGINTSNSSPCLQTPSPAGEELRVPPLHISLRGKNSVVIKNSRKDRKKSQSGGEEDSDGCNFQLGKKSSIKRSSHSTDSRITMVKTSESSIRLKIEDSGSPAGPSSLPSSPNHHNHNSASSGGSSSMSMPIACGVSKANSNKLEDLSPSVSTAVAPALTSGDLMGFDQQHKRSASDSVHSPNGLMCPEKKRRLSTGLGSNLQSAGTVDELGMNASSNSAATSINEINEIYETLISSTTSGPIGSTNVGTLPQSSLLAAATSSAKNLKSSSTNNSINNNNAFGKCISSSSKNIVKPTQSSPTTSSVSSPGALASVPNTMSSTQSSKQHSPASPSIDVVQSGKSPPTERNHSDGTTEEQDSAAGDDSTCKNSSNTSTTTSGSEVSVNQRINNTHHHHHNRPPEQPGNSPSTSLDQSINQQQPAPTIVGVSNHLLTQGVRGSPGSQAQGEDSGIESMDALSEKSPHQASHSPQGNESNKMLRMDSPKDKIAVAAVELKEPLKNDSGNTNNNNSHASLDEYIDIEAALAKMEGLNELQVTTKLNGDHSTLMKPKQQELDLLGHNALLKLDSANLSKILDDIDDDELVMSDTAANLKGKSIEVSSSENSAPKQQESLVVKGEEAEDWLGKTGIKQQHQQQQLKGEVNDILTSSSNNNLTDKIEIKLDTKQLVLEDCCSNKEVLSLESECDSKIDDCKAVIKTDPEEAIVSSLKQQQSCSKGDTDNSSTSSNLSDTKPEKSACIDKGGGPTLCTTDSKYGANGEADSVPELKPRHEQPPLYSYSSEKARERRSAASSTSSSSSTATVVEIIDLDDSGKSNDLEPPLQTQPSQQIDSPLSIDIPLHPESAENRVRTRASSKLESPLEPPRQSPSIESPAAERLKNTLKHASTIANLTTTAVGGGGDRLSPKTLPKASKRKRQGSESSTQSCVSDDITVPTRAKKPRKAAVAAAAVTSAEKQKKVGASRNTQHRKAVIETPTSLNTPVIQTAAAAAMEDSSDSDEPLIEIAGTGSSASSGPATSEKEKSLRNHKIPSSASKTASSSGAQNSSSSAASSNSISLGSGVSNAHSHKSNAHSRSANSVPATPHTTSSTALTDEKISTRRSVRMTTSTLSTAAMNSKAKANASGSPTVTPNSISTGGASSTENHRESTHHHSASHLKINHVNHLHSSTTGIGKTSTSAATAEVKVSAGTHAASVALADTATTNMEVRRKTRSAGLESTTEGRRRRVSRDSK
- the LOC131682072 gene encoding serine-rich adhesin for platelets isoform X1, giving the protein MAADSDGDQQNNNQCSSTLKAVVICEGNLHDPGFQTRLDGLVAKLTTLVEEPADNGKLTVDKVEPWNSVRVTLSIPKDAAVKLRKLAAEGNSALRALGILSVQLEGDTVLSLRLVGQEIVLRTDNSTTAGSTASGGANSGLGELTRILSQQQQQQQQQQQLQHGQPQTLPQDTLAGPSKVSPPHIHQKQTPSSVAAVPATSASLANGPLASESTIFKSPNTICPMDGKLPVHVPNVVESCEYPFESMTQARVIQRRENTLGVVSTAPGSSGVSNKVPSSNHFIAPNPPVPPAPPSYQAAVGTIPTVKSTSSATVAVGSSGGSTASSSGSVGNVAMTSPLLVNLLQNESVISQSLATGGSKSTIPTIKQELLTSGNSGMGSGVVVEKTTGIVGIASNSSKVNVINDNELSVNSGGLQKTSCIVTNSNNNNPVHPVIGNCVGGATVTVSSTTAAPCGIVSTHKTILVNNSTASVGAAGTDTASGPAAISASANRNPNNNNNIMTNTSNINNTASNNQNVLNVPPSLVTPPMSVPSSSKNVSVQQQQQQPRFNLGPSGAAAVKPSIQQHAMRPQQVLAVGMAQQQQRPSQHPSSQQAHSLQASLSRFPAQSQHLPFRQPSVPQAQQPNIVNSRWPVPQSMDSVTKSSYQEFTRYQMQYNLSQQQLSIKQPQQLQAALPMSGGSDLLGLSSLGDLPDFTKNDLDSLLPTLNSADLEGAFLDELDLGLEQSLTPTGSGGGLAKSSERKWKQQFLINPLTGELEETHVEETEENDEDASKSFPEFHSEMSNSLYSDDDTSCSTGFSKFTSDVSDTERSSTADGAGLSGFGSAPPGTANSLLGKLSKPAKVKKDKLKDGSKSSTKTKEKKPREKKSSSSLKQIKTKAKIVSTESGGESPGSQEKIKLRLKLEKSEAITVSLVQPQLIGGGASNSGGGLGISSINRKVQSSQVLTGTSGMGNISNSAGVNVAGMSSVQTSLSSCSLSSSTSVVSVGSVTQQQTQYQSMVSQQALGSSFTGTNHSAGINTSNSSPCLQTPSPAGEELRVPPLHISLRGKNSVVIKNSRKDRKKSQSGGEEDSDGCNFQLGKKSSIKRSSHSTDSRITMVKTSESSIRLKIEDSGSPAGPSSLPSSPNHHNHNSASSGGSSSMSMPIACGVSKANSNKLEDLSPSVSTAVAPALTSGDLMGFDQQHKRSASDSVHSPNGLMCPEKKRRLSTGLGSNLQSAGTVDELGMNASSNSAATSINEINEIYETLISSTTSGPIGSTNVGTLPQSSLLAAATSSAKNLKSSSTNNSINNNNAFGKCISSSSKNIVKPTQSSPTTSSVSSPGALASVPNTMSSTQSSKQHSPASPSIDVVQSGKSPPTERNHSDGTTEEQDSAAGDDSTCKNSSNTSTTTSGSEVSVNQRINNTHHHHHNRPPEQPGNSPSTSLDQSINQQQPAPTIVGVSNHLLTQGVRGSPGSQAQGEDSGIESMDALSEKSPHQASHSPQGNESNKMLRMDSPKDKIAVAAVELKEPLKNDSGNTNNNNSHASLDEYIDIEAALAKMEGLNELQVTTKLNGDHSTLMKPKQQELDLLGHNALLKLDSANLSKILDDIDDDELVMSDTAANLKGKSIEVSSSENSAPKQQESLVVKGEEAEDWLGKTGIKQQHQQQQLKGEVNDILTSSSNNNLTDKIEIKLDTKQLVLEDCCSNKEVLSLESECDSKIDDCKAVIKTDPEEAIVSSLKQQQSCSKGDTDNSSTSSNLSDTKPEKSACIDKGGGPTLCTTDSKYGANGEADSVPELKPRHEQPPLYSYSSEKARERRSAASSTSSSSSTATVVEIIDLDDSGKSNDLEPPLQTQPSQQIDSPLSIDIPLHPESAENRVRTRASSKLESPLEPPRQSPSIESPAAERLKNTLKHASTIANLTTTAVGGGGDRLSPKTLPKASKRKRQGSESSTQSCVSDDITVPTRAKKPRKAAVAAAAVTSAEKQKKVGASRNTQHRKAVIETPTSLNTPVIQTAAAAAMEDSSDSDEPLIEIAGKFRNSKLTKPSTSSTTNPSTTSTTTTSTTTSSSTYSSSSSTTGTGSSASSGPATSEKEKSLRNHKIPSSASKTASSSGAQNSSSSAASSNSISLGSGVSNAHSHKSNAHSRSANSVPATPHTTSSTALTDEKISTRRSVRMTTSTLSTAAMNSKAKANASGSPTVTPNSISTGGASSTENHRESTHHHSASHLKINHVNHLHSSTTGIGKTSTSAATAEVKVSAGTHAASVALADTATTNMEVRRKTRSAGLESTTEGRRRRVSRDSK